Below is a genomic region from Argiope bruennichi chromosome 11, qqArgBrue1.1, whole genome shotgun sequence.
ttgttgttacttcccatggcacttgccatggacaagccctcTGTTAtaaagacagcgatttaagctggtggggggagcgtctcttgttttttttagtagtGCTAAtaagggccaagagtatgactttgctactcacgcatcactcatttgcttgcacaatccctttttacaggagggcacattcacacatctcacagatagaacaaccatgcccaaaccgggactcaaacccaggacgcccagatcacagggaagacacgctacccctatgccaggacgccggcattaaaataatttaatggggAAAggttaaaatgttgattaaaggTTTGGCTTATGAGTGACAATGCCATTGAAAATTGTctagaaatttagaaatacataTTGACttcttagaaaaaagaaaaagaatgaaatgtgtTTGTTTTAATCATAGAAGTTATATGTAACCTGTTGCGTAACTGACTGTTGTGTTGCTGACTATAGATCATTCTGTAAAATTAATCCTGATAATTTATGTGCACACAAAAAGAAACCACAAAAATCTGTTGATTGTtagtattaaataatcttttacaaatcaaattaaattcattgaatatttttcactaaagttatgataaaaaaaaaaaaaaattcagagttcTTTAGtgtgttttattgtttttaaaggaGGATGGAATAATTTCTTCCCTCTGTACTGTTTAAGTGATGGTGAAATAATAGAAGTTTAAGTAAATTTACTCCTTACTAGATATAAAgaagtaattttagaaatgaagaaaattatgcaTGATTATgtgatataaatctatataatCAATACAATGATTATAAATGAAGTGGTACTGAAGTGATAcctgctttatatttatttttatactgtaatttttcaagtaaaatgttggaaaattaatatatatctaaaCATGATTATATTCATAGCTTTGATCAGtagtgtttattaaaaaatttttaagttaataatattttgctttggAAATTAAACTtgctatttttttactatttagatttaaaaatgcatatggaACAAGAGCTTTGACAGCTTTACCGTATGCTATGAACAGTGAGTTTTCAAGGATATTAGCATCTCAAATGGTAAGAGAAATATGATatgtatttcattctttattaaaaaataataaacaaattagaGGAGTGAGGAAACTTGCCAAAGTATTActgaaaaaatactgattttattataattacatttttaatttagaaattttttttttaagaagtgatGAAAGACAGCAGTATGGATCTgtgtattaacattttattaaatgcatttaatattatgttCTTTTCTAGCATAACTTTAGTTTTATACAagcatgtaaataataatatttaataatgataaaaatattctaaactatCTTCTCTcttttatagtaatatatttatatatttttttagaactatTAAGTTTTGTCCATGctatttttttccctataaattttgattttagaatgtaatgagaaaatactttaaagaaaataaatttggatttaaaaaaatgtatataacaaCAAATGATGTGCTTAATTACATTATTACTgagagtatatttttatttatttgaagtaagCACCCTGCGGAGATGGACTCTATTTACAGTGTGCATGAATCAAAAGAACATAaggaatacacacacacataaaggAACAGCAAAGAATTCAGAATTCCAAATTTCtaaaccatatttaaataaatatgtaaacagCTAGCAAGTGTCAAAGTAAAACACGCACAAGCACAATCTTAGCACAGAAGCTTATATTTCTTatgatttattaaagaaacattttgaagtaatattttaatattttctcttgtttAAATCATtgctaaaacatatatttttagatatatataattatactgtttttatatttatgttgcaACATGTTATTCTGACACTTATTATAAAAAAGTGGTATGTAGATCTGtggtcaattttaaaattttcagcaaaaatcaTGACCTTTACTATTACATTATTAACCTGTGGAACAAaagaatagttttaatatatCTTCGAATTCTTATGCAGTATTTTGCTAAAATTTccagtatttttatgtattaagaaatttaacatacagttttaatagattttttagaatgttttcattttatttttaaaaaattaattttcataaattttttttttatattaactagcttgtaaaaatgtttttaataatgtttgttGTATAAATACAGTGATTTTGAGTAGACAGAAAGccagaatattaatattattagtagACATAAGCCAGGAAAATGTTGCAGGTGTAGTTAAACGTTTTTTACAGTTTCTGTAGCTAGTTAAATAAGCtctcattaatatattattattttgaaattatgtaggctCTTGCTATATAATGAACAATGGTTATAACATAGATAtaggtagaaatatttttatcaattagcAATTCatataatagttaattaatgtgagtttcttatatcaaattatttgtacaaagaatttattttattaatttttgcagaaacatttttctgaaaacaaagaTGTTGACAGACTATCGAAAGTTCAGGGAGAAATTGATGAGCTGACAGAAATCATGGTTCAAAACATTGGTAAGTTTTATTAGGttattgtatttcatttgttattttctacTTGGATACATTGTTGTTAGTACATTATTTTAGTTCATACATTGTTTACATTGTAAGATTTCTCTAGtttagattttgaatttatatttgtatattaatccaaaaaaattatctttgtaaaatttttaattgctcatttaaaaaatataaaatatcattttttaataaaaatatcaaatataaaatataattttttaataaaaatatcaaatataaaatatcattttttaatatcatctttgtatatataaagtatacaaagatttaaaaaagaaaattccaccTCAAATTTGTCCTTAAATTTCGAAGTTTCGGAATCTGCTCTAGTTTGAAATGCATAAAATCTCTGAAAACCTGAGTACTTGTGATATTTTTTGCCTTGTCCAAGGTCTATAACGTGTATGTGATGAAGAGTAAGAGCCATAATATCTTTATGAGAGTGCATGAGATAGTTTTAGAGAGACCATTTCcactgatttttcatttatatttaagaacTAAATGCATgatattatgattaaataaaggGGAATGATTTTATGTTGTGAACAAATAAAGGGGGAACCTCTCACTTTTGCTcagtttttaaaatgagaatgttTGCGTGTGAACTACCTGTCATTTTTGAATATTAGTCTTACTTGCATGTCTTTGGTAAATGTAATCAATAGATATCTTTCGTGATTAAATTTAATTGGTAATTTGCTTGGTTGCATTAAGCATATCTTGAAGATTAATCAGTAGCAtacatttaatatacaaatatcaaAAGGAGTGTCATATCATTTAATATGCTTtacatgttttaataaatatagggggaaacaatgtttttaatgcgATTTACCTCTGTTTGTccttattatttccttttatttgtatatctatatatatatgtatgtatgattatatgtatatataatatgtattcattttgtgaatgaaatagaaaagaaatatctttattgaaatattttaaatagatttatacagattggatttaattacatataaatattctcTATCTTCATCATGTTTacctttataaatatatcatgttTCGAATTTGAAAATCCATCTTTGATGacattattctttgaaatactgTTATAATGATTAATTGCAAATTGGAACTGAAAACTTCCCAAAAGTCAGCACAGCAGTATGTTTTACTGAAATTTCACCAAAAATTATACTCTGTGCAATGATGCTTATTTATATCACCTGTATTTCTTATTTAAGatcatttgagattttttaaaaatgaatatggagTTCTGATTGATTTATTGACAAGCTAATTTTctcaccattttttaaataaaattatataaatatttaaaattaaatacattgaatagttattgaatattattaaattgtgaaatgtaaaaataaatgtaaaatttttaatttatgccaTTCAAACATCTTATTAAAGATCttgttaatgtatttaatatttgcatagtAACAGATTGATTCCATATTGTTATAAATAGTCAcgataaaaatgtatgtatataaaggcaatttctaaatttttttaaatttattaagaactattcaatttaatataataaacagtaAATTGGTATAAtgaactgtttttaaaatattatatataaattgacttaaatatatatagatatatcgTGAATATAGAACCCATTATAGtgaactgtttttaaaatactgtaaagATATGTTCATTACatctagtaaattttttaaaaatattttaattgattaaaaaacaaaaaggagAGTAATGATGttcacatattttattcatttttaaatcttccGCTGTTGTTTTCGAAATTACTTGTTTTGATTCTACATCTTATTTtctctattaattattaaaaaataaatgtaaagaaagtAGAATGTAGATATTATTCAGATAATTTCCTATTGGAGAATATCTGTTACAATGGTTCTGGAGActgtttcagaaaaaatttcgATGCATCTTCCCTGATCATAATTCTTGGAACTCTTAAAATCACTGCTTTAAAAGGTGAGACTTTGTCCATGTTATCGTATGAATGTCATAACTAGAATCATTTTAATAGGATTTGAAGTTTTGATTGATATATTGTAGGGATAGTAAAAATATAGGTAAGTTTTTGGATGGGCTATTCAGTTTAAATGGAGTAGAAACGGTGGGAGGTTGAAATTTGTACTTCCCAGTAACTCCCTGTAtgttgaagatagaaaaataaaccaaattaaataaataatcttataattataatgatttttttaatatctgcagtTAGTTTGGAAGTTAAAGATTGGAGAGTGAGTTTTAAGCCCTCAATAGTTTTTCAAGTTAAACTTGTGAATATTCCTTATAAAGCTTCCATTCTAATAGTTATATccttaggaaattaaaataagaatgatgGAAGGGCTGAATCCCCCTTCCATATTTGctgagaaaagaaattttgtttaaaataaaattttgttaaaaaaaaaaaaaaaaactcctctcAGTATAAACTAATATTAGTGAAGGTTTTATGCAATATAAAGTTTTCCCACAAATGCATTATAAACTAATATTAGTGAAGGTTTTATGCAATATAAAGTTTTCCCACAAATGCAttaatgtaatttgttttaaatgttaaagataattaaactttttaaaccaCAGTTCttacaaaaatactttcttttttagaTTCTGTTGCTAACAGAGGAGAGAGATTGGAATTACTGGTtgacaaaactgaaaatttgaattctgCTGTaagttttaagatttcattttagaatttactAGCAGGAAAAGTTTTGTCTATCAAttgaatagttttatatttttatatagcctttatgaagtaattttagtgtttttttccCCAGGAAGATTGTGTTTACATATTATAATGGTGATtctatcaacaaaatatttttagatatcagATTATGGTagatattatgttattttatgaaacttttttgtaCATGCAACATTTCTTAGGTTCAATTGCatcttatttacataaaaatgtatttgcttcATCTGAGATTTAATTGCACAATTGTCTTAGGCAGTGCTGTTAAGAGGTAGTGGCTTGGTAATAAGGTCTGAACTTCCATCCTGGAGAGAAAgaggacaattaaaaaaaaaaaatcaaaattaagttcaaaacttattactatatttattgttaaaggatataagaaaataaactatatttattccatcgctttcaaaaattgaagaaaaacttGCAATGAACTAGTTGtagaaacagaataatttaaatttcattgttgtaataaaatgtatcattgcaaattatgtaaaaaatatttttaaaagtaatcaaatttaagaaaaaaaaacaaaatttttaaattggtattgtgatgttttattttaagcgtatgaaaaaaaaaattgcctgaaatattttgatgaaaaattacaagatttatttagttaatttcttagtaaaaatgtttaaaaggaaatttttaagatgaacattcaatttttcaaattgtttctgAATCAAATTTGTTAGCtttaggttgttttttttttttaaaaatcaaataacttattattttaataacttattgcaCTGCTTAACTTAACTTAtaacttattgcatttttttcttctttataattctgaaaatatcacaAGTGTATtctctcaatttttatttcttcttagaGTATTGTATAAAGCTATGAAACTATAATCAAAGTATTGATTCATGATTAAAGTATAAACCcatgtttgaatttttgtaaaataaataaaaaatttaaaaattaaggtatatttattcttcagaaattttattcaatgaatgatttgctattattttgtatctttattttaagGATTAATAGTTGTAGTGTTATAAAAATTTGGGATTATAAAAttaacatgttaataaaaaaatctttagatatgatgtttaaaaaacttttataagaagatttatcttcatatatatatagttattatagtatttgaaaaatgctcactttttataaattttattcctatttgtTATTCATTCTTCAGGAATGCtaagaatagttttatttttttttatgtgtttatactgttcaaagcatttaatttatgctttattcctAAAATCTATATTAACATAGGTAAATTGGTACGTTTTTTTGGGAAAAGTACATTTGCTTTCTACATgtcataaatttttcttcactttttaaattttatgtttttttatctcaaagatattttttatttttcatttggaaattaaaaatttattattaatgtatttacaaagctataatttttgaaattgtttctttaGATCATTCACATGGACTACtgttacaattttagaaaattaatattccttACTTCCTACTGAACTAAAATATACAATGATGaaacttgaaatatataatttaataagtttttgctaatattcttttatttcctcccTCCCTCTAGTCTGTAACCTTTAGGAAAACAAGCAAAAATCTGGCACGTTCTATGTGCatcaagaatgtaaaaataactgTGATTATTGTCCTTGTAATGctggtaagtttttttttttttccccctttctttccAATTCTTTGAAACTGtactcataattttaatgaaacgattcacaattttatattacataataaggaaaaattgtacattcaaaattattttcatgtaatcTTGTTTAgttttcaaatctgaaatataaatttatttattgtaactgcacaaataaaaatcgaatatatttaaaatttgtaaaaaggcTTGTGAGCtccttaaaattttgtattgactTGCCAGATTTTTTAATGGAGAATATTTCTTCAGCTCTTTAATgaagcaaatatttctttaaatcaccAGATAAGATACATACTTGGAATctatgatttatataaaatggattttactaaaaataagattttctaatAGTTGAATCGCTACACatatgttttaaaagttaattatttttttctatgttattgtaaacagaattatttatattgagaATTCAGACATCCTAGACATTCATTTGTTATAAACATGCAATAAACACTTTGTTATAAAGTTATTTTCCCTTGATTTAATATTGGTACGTGTCTGAACattgtttgaaaaatctttatattaatttctttcaccACCCCTCCAGTTTTCATTTATCTTTgatatttattccataaaaaaaatataaatttctagcTAGAATCTTATCTACATTCtacagttttgattttaaaaaatatttttctccaaatttccatGAAGAATGTaacaaatctttttctttttaacaaatatattatgcatttacaactcggtattttttttaaaaaattaccatcaatacattttttatttaagaatgtcgcattaatttttctttttgtatttgattttctaaaatttaaattgaatttttggttGTTTGCTAATGTGTTTATTTGTATGAGTGTGCATTTGAGTTGATAAGCCGTGGTATTATGAGTATCTCTTATTAAGCAGCGTATGGTATTCCCATGGATAAGAAATTAACTTAAATTGGGTTCTACTAAAACTGATTCAATATTCCAACTCAGCATTTTGGCaatattcttaattctttaattccaatttaaaacaTATTGTAGCCCTTATCTTtcttatatgcttttaaaattggagattaaaagaaacattaacaattttaatgtatattttttaaaaaatatctatctctctctttttttttttttgcctagattcaaaatattttaacatttccttttcaggttattttgtatataattgtgTCAGCATCTTGTGGAGGATTGAGTTGGCCAAATTGCGTGTAGCCGTTGCTGAATTTTAGATTTCTTACTTAATGAAGATTTACACATTTTAGTGtatttgtaacaattattttcaatcataacTGATTATGAgctgaatgttttaatataaatgaaatgcctATAAAACATTCCTGTATTTTACATTTTCCTTGAAACTGTTGATCAATCTCAATTATATTTGTATCACAAAATCACTGTTTTTAtcacattctaaaatttttcaaaccaaATGTTCTAAAATgcttttctgtattttctttgCTAAAAACTCCCTTCTCTTGTTATGTTTAAGCTTCCTAgtgtttttatgaatattgtGACATAATAATGAATGCCCCCTATTCtatgttttgtaaatatattaagtGTTTGTGTTAAATAAAGTTCTTATTTCAGCTTGTAATCTGAGATATTTTACTATACAAGTATTTTAAACTACCTTCTTTAATGTGATATCTCGAAATTGAGAATTTTGCatatgatttatgaaatttctattgaTTCTAAATGTAATAAGAGCtaaacagtagaaaaataaatgttcgtACATTGTGACATATTTAACACTATATTATTGTATCATCCATTTGTCAGTTAAATGcacatgcattttaataaatcagaatttattaaacataagaaTTGTTCTCAAAGTATATagtagaaaaagaaatcaaagataaTCTTATAATtggataatttttctaataagggATTTTCTTTAAAGAGAAATTCAATTGCCTGGTCAAGAGTTGCAACTTGAATATGCATTTCATTACATAATATTATCACTGCAAATTAGTTACTTTAGTAAATATGAGTatgttctttttgtttataaaataacatttctatcaTAAAAGGGGGGAAAAGATCATGTATCACCAAAGAATATATTCCATGTACAGTATTTACctcaaatctttataaaatacttCTAGTGCTAATTTTAAGTACTATGTTCATTTTTAACAGTTAGAATGGAAAGAATTAACAAATTACAGTATACCAGAATCTGAAACATTTCCCATCTTTTTAATGTTAGAAAGTTTTAAGTGTATAAATAGTAACTATAATATATCAAGGAACATCTGAATAGACATATCTCCAgatgatattttttgtataaaataactcaaaataatgGCCGTGGAATTACAAAGAGCTAAAAGAGTTCTAAGTTGACTCATGGACAGAACCTTTATTTATTCTGATTAAACTAGTTGTGTGTTTTGCAGATAGGCAAgtaactttcaaattttgttacgagaatacataaattttatgacTCAACATCTGGACACCTCATCCACTATTAGTATTAAACATGTTAAGTTAATAATTCAACaggaaatacacaaaataaagGTTACttgagagtttaaaaaaaaattattaaagctgGTAAAGTAATTTTAATCTGCCAGTTTTGAAACACTATAGAAAATCATGTGAATTATCTTTTCTTGTATAGACATGGTTTCAAAGACAAACTTGGAACTTTTCCGAGTTTACACTTCTGCTTCTCTTTCTTCAAATCCAGAAAAACAAACATCTTGTGTTTAGTATTCTGTAAATGGAcaatagttattattaaatatatacaataaaaatacagTCAATAGCTAAGATATTAGAATTGATGTGCTTTATTGACTgcatttacttgaaataaaatattttactttgtacaTGTGAACAATTTAGATAGTAAAATTTATGGTTCTGAAATatgtttaatggatttttataattggctatttcatatatatttttctttctctataattaaatagagaaagaaaaatatattgaaaagaaccgagttttaatttagcaaattttaCTGCATGGGAAGCATTCATTCAGTGACTTAATAATCTAGTAtgcataaaatttggaaaatattaaaaaaatacatttcaaatctGTCAGAAATCAATCCATActactcattttaaaattctttatccaAAACTTGTTAATTccatttgattataaaaataatctcataGGAGAGAAgatcaatttcagaaaaaaaaagtaataaatacatttatattcttACCTTTCTTTCTAGAGTAAAACCTATAGATTTTAGGTAATTTATAAAATGGCCTAAATCTTCAATCCGACTTTCAACTTCTGCTATCTTTAAAATTCCTCtgttggaaatataaaaattgattattgcaAATCTTTTTAAACCAATGTTttctgataattataaatatgggATCACActataattatatacataatatggaactcaaaatatgaattttcatatagaaatcaaatattttaacatttaatactaataatgtgaatataatttttaattttctagaaatgatgtaaaatttgattttatagtgTTCATGACCaacaaattatgattattttttcttccaacataaaactttcaaattcaatagttccttttaaatttttgttcagaatttgtaagaaaaagacaaattgattttttttaaacattttgtaaaaatcttGATTTGAGAAATGGTATTTCAGTACTCAATAATATTTAACGAAATTTAAACATggattttatgcatatatttacaCCAAAATAACAACTGAAAAGTCCAGTTATTTATTGATGTATAGGCAAAACTCGAATTATAaccaatttttgtaaataaaaatttatttctcatatgcctttttttttttttttaccgagattctaatttataaaaagaaagctcTTTTAAGTTGAAAAGACAGATATTCAAGACTTAAAAACTTAGAGAAAGACTTATGACTTATGTAGAGTATATTCTTTGCTATCTTATCTTTTAGGCGCAAAACTTCTGTTTTAGAAAAATGAGattaatttaacttttgatttcttttaattcttaaacaaCAAGCCCATGAGAGATTTTcaacattcaattttttcttcatctatcagatattttttttaaattgcttaaaaaaaatcatttattgatgTGATGTATTTACAATAActctttgtataaaatatttgatatcagaatcattttgattttctttaagcaaattatacaaaattttttacatttagcgATTGCTCAAAAGGTTACACATCTAGTTGAGAAAAAAGAtacatttataattgaattaatatatagaTTATTTGTTTCTATGTATCTATTCATTGATcaacttctttaaaattcatcttaaacaggaaacaaattatcaaaaactaaaacttttttttttttttttaaattaaggataatgagatcttatattttatggaatcgaagctaatttttgaaaattgtacttAAATATTTGTAGTTCATATAAAAGTGTAATAACTTCAACCTATTGTATGACagtcaattaataatttaataatgaattaaaaaaactagcaacagaatttttctttgtactatttttgaaattttttttaatctcaaactGAATATCTTTCTATTGTTGTATACCTACAACAAATTAAAtctagattgaaacaaaaattttagtgATACTTTAATCCTGTTTTGAATAGagtatacagaaaatttttattgataactatcagtatttaattttatgtattcctATTaggactttaaaataaaattgagggGAACatctgaaaatgaatataatttttaataataaaatgagaaatcttattttatctgataaattaaattaaaataaaaatacttacagaatAATAAAGTATCTTATGTGTATAATAATAACAGTTAACAAGCAAAAATGTTAGAGATAAATGGttctaatatgtttttaaatttaatttaattgtaacttACCCtacttttaatattctaaaagtttCACAGAGGTAATCTTTCAAATTTGTACCCATTAAAGATAAGCAAAATATCGCAACATCTACACTTTCATTTGGAAGAGGTAActaataatgaaacaattatacaaattagttaaaaatgattaataaattattagtctttcaaatatattttaaaataagattgttTAGCAAATATATTACCTTTGAAATGTCGCATGCTTTCACAAATTCATTCAAACGAACAAGGTCAAAAGAATGTATAGTTCTGTCTGGAAATGTTTGAGCAATTTTAGCTTCTCCACACCCCAAATCAGCAATTACGAAACTTTTCTTTCTGCCAATAAAGtgggacaaaaaaaaacaatatttaagacCAAAATAAGAGTAagcataataattatataaatattttgataaaaatgatatgaagcaataataatataacagcaataaaaattatatgaaagatagatatatatcataattaaaaaaataagaggatCCTGGCTTCGATGTTTCATTTGATTGCTCCATATGTAaatctggtgcacattaaatttgCTGTTGACAATCAAATATTAGATGATCTCTCATCACCATCTGATTGCATTACAAAATTCCCAGATCTGtcacaaattaacttttatttagatttataatttaatattatttaaccaaACTATGACTATAAAAGTATATCAGAATCTATATTCACATTAAGATAATTAACCAGACCATAATAcacattaaacaattatattttgaatagaacaaaattaactcaaataaattaaaacttgacAGTAGTGTCAGACAGCATGTAAAGAACCAACATGATGTTCACCATAGAGCCTtatcacatattctctaataaatttatatgtgtacaaatttattaaagttatgaaAGATCATATTAAGATGTGACTTTAGGTCATATTTTTGGTACTAAATCATTAGGatatggttaatacacaagttaCCAGAAAAGTGAATATGTGCTTTGGACTCTATTTTTCTAATGaactacaataaaaatttaacacagaactataattgtgaaatcatataccaaatttcatttatttaaatctttgggtttttgaattattgcattacCATGCATGCAAAAGCACAAATGAACAGATGTTCAACCCTTtcacagatttagttcaaaattaaataagtatctatattttagatgctaaatctgtgtaccaaaccTTATTTTCGTCTTTTATgctttgtagttattgagttcacttgtactcagatggccgaacagacagacttctgaaaagattttattcaaaatttgatggaaatctacaaaacaacgcaccaaatttgatatgtctaACTTGAGGATTATATAATTCTCACAGATAGTTTTTCAGACTCAGGGAAATCTGGAATATGAAGATTGAccaaatcttgagttcaaatgttttgaaaatcaacATACATTTTCCTTGTATATTTCATACACAAGAAAATAAGAACTAACTTTTGTA
It encodes:
- the LOC129956989 gene encoding vesicle-associated membrane protein 7-like, which produces MPILYSVVAHGSTVLAKYARCAGNFSEVTEQILAKISLEQPKLTYSHGSYLFHYILEDEIIYLCITDDDFDRSHAFSFLNEIKRRFKNAYGTRALTALPYAMNSEFSRILASQMKHFSENKDVDRLSKVQGEIDELTEIMVQNIDSVANRGERLELLVDKTENLNSASVTFRKTSKNLARSMCIKNVKITVIIVLVMLVILYIIVSASCGGLSWPNCV